Proteins encoded together in one Bos indicus isolate NIAB-ARS_2022 breed Sahiwal x Tharparkar chromosome 3, NIAB-ARS_B.indTharparkar_mat_pri_1.0, whole genome shotgun sequence window:
- the TCHH gene encoding trichohyalin, whose amino-acid sequence MSPLLRSIFNITKIFNQYASHDCDGTTLSKKDLKNLLEREFGDILRRPHDPETVDLVLELQDRDRDGLIDFHEFLAIVFKVAAACYYALGQASGLNEKEAKCEGKGNPLQDRRREDQRRFEPQNRQLEERRLKRQELEELAEEEELREQQVRREQRLQRRKQEECGEEEELQQRPKGREPEELLSREQSFERQEQRERQRLQVEQQQRQRGELRERQEEVQLQRRETQELQRERLEEEQQLQKQRRRREERLLEQERREQELRRKEQELLERQQEQQIREEVQSLQEDQERQRRKEEQRYDQNWKWQLEEESQRRRYTLYAKPAQREQVREEGQLRLEEEQLQREKRRQERERQYREVELQREEERLKQEEEQVQREEQLQREKREKRHQEPKKQYLEKVELQEEEQLQREEREKRRQERERQYLEKEELQRQEERLQREKEQLLREELEKRRQERERQYLEKVELQREEEQLQREKRRQERERQYREEELLREEERLHREEQQLQREEREKRRQERDRQYLEKEELQRQEEQLQREKEQLQREEREKRRQVLERKYLEEEKLQREEDRLLREKQLLREEREKRLQGRERQYLEKVELQREEEQLQREKRRQERERQYREEELLREEERLHREEQQLQREECEKRRRQELERQLEEEELQRLDRKRQFRDEDQHQNEVRNNRVYAKHRENKEKSWQLDDSRVQESQFQQDRRPLQDEQEEKREREQERRSRQKRDRQFPAEQLLEREQQKETERRDRKFREEEQLLKGEREEKIRYLEEDRKFRRLEGEQQLRQERDRKFREEEQLSHQERDRKFREEEHLLQEREEQLRRQERDRKFREEEQQLRLLEREQQLRQERNRKFREEQLLREREEQLRRQERDRKFREEEQLLQERKELRRQEREHLLQEREEQLRRQERDRKFREEEQLLQEREELRRQERDRKFREEEQLLQERELRRQEREPQLRQERDRKFHEEEKLLQEREQQLRRQERDRKFREEEQLLQEKEKLRRQERDRKFREEEELLQEREEQLRRQERDRKFREEEQLLQQREELRRQEREPQLRRERDRKFREEEQLLQEREEQLRRQERDRKFREEEQLLQEREEQLRRQERDRKFREEEQLLQQREELRRQERDRKFQEEQLLREREEQQLRRQELEGVFSQEEQLRRAEQEEEQRRQRQRDRKFLEEEQSLQREREEEKRRVQEQDRKFLEQEEQLHREEQEELRRRQQLDQQYRAEEQFAREEKRRRQEQELRQEEQRRRQEQERKFREEEQLRRQQQEEQRLRQERDVQQSRRQVWEEDKGRRQVLEAGKRQFASAPVRSSPLYEYIQEQRSQYRP is encoded by the exons atgtctccACTTCTGAGAAGCATCTTTAATATCACTAAAATTTTCAATCAATATGCCTCACATGATTGTGATGGGACAACACTAAGCAAGAAAGACCTGAAGAATCTCCTTGAGAGGGAATTTGGAGATATCCTTCGG agaCCACACGACCCAGAAACGGTAGACCTGGTCCTGGAACTTCAGGATCGCGACCGTGACGGGCTCATCGATTTCCATGAATTCCTCGCGATCGTTTTCAAAGTGGCTGCAGCTTGTTATTATGCTCTCGGCCAGGCCTCGGGGCTAAATGAGAAGGAAGCCAAGTGTGAGGGAAAGGGAAACCCGTTACAAGATCGCAGGAGGGAAGACCAAAGGAGATTCGAGCCCCAAAACAGACAACTAGAAGAACGCAGGCTGAAGAGGCAGGAACTGGAGGAGCTCGCTGAGGAAGAGGAGCTGAGGGAGCAGCAAGTAAGACGTGAGCAGAGGCTGCAAAGGAGAAAACAAGAAGAGTGTGGTGAGGAGGAAGAGCTGCAGCAAAGGCCCAAGGGTCGGGAGCCAGAGGAGCTTCTGAGCCGAGAGCAAAGTTTCGAGAGGCAGGAGCAACGGGAACGACAGCGCCTCCAGGTGGAACAGCAACAGCGGCAAAGAGGAGAGCTGCGGGAGCGCCAGGAAGAAGTGCAGCTCCAAAGGCGGGAGACTCAGGAGCTCCAGAGGGAGCGTCTGGAGGAAGAGCAGCAACTGCAAAAGCAGAGGCGCAGGCGCGAGGAGCGGCTCTTGGAACAGGAGAGGCGGGAGCAGGAGCTGCGGCGCAAGGAGCAGGAGCTGCTCGAGagacagcaggagcagcagaTCCGCGAGGAGGTGCAGAGCCTTCAAGAAGACCAGGAGAGGCAACGACGCAAGGAAGAGCAGCGCTACGACCAAAACTGGAAGTGGCAACTAGAGGAGGAAAGCCAGAGACGCCGCTACACACTGTACGCCAAGCCAGCTCAACGGGAGCAGGTGAGGGAGGAAGGGCAGCTGCGGCTTGAAGAGGAGCAGCTGCAGCGGGAGAAGAGGCGCCAGGAGCGAGAAAGGCAGTATCGGGAAGTGGAGCTGCAGAGGGAGGAAGAGCGACtaaagcaggaggaggagcaggtgcAGAGAGAGGAGCAGCTTCAGAGAGAGAAACGCGAGAAGAGGCACCAGGAACCCAAGAAGCAGTATCTAGAGAAAGTGGAGCTgcaggaggaggagcagctgcAAAGAGAGGAACGAGAGAAGAGGCGCCAGGAGCGCGAGAGGCAGTACCTCGAGAAGGAGGAGCTGCAGCGGCAGGAAGAGCGATTGCAGAGAGAGAAGGAGCAGCTGCTGAGGGAGGAACTCGAGAAGAGGCGCCAGGAGCGCGAGAGACAGTATCTAGAGAAGGTGGAGCTGCAGCGGGAAGAGGAGCAgctgcagagagagaagaggcGCCAAGAGCGGGAAAGACAATATCGGGAAGAGGAGCTGCTGCGGGAGGAAGAGCGACTGCACAgagaggagcagcagctgcagagaGAGGAACGAGAGAAGAGGCGCCAGGAGCGTGACAGGCAGTATCTCGAGAAGGAGGAGCTGCAGCGGCAGGAAGAGCAACTGCAGAGAGAGAAGGAGCAGCTGCAGAGAGAGGAACGCGAGAAGAGGCGCCAGGTGCTCGAGAGGAAGTATCTCGAGGAGGAGAAGCTGCAGCGGGAGGAAGACCGACTGCTGAGAGAGAAGCAGCTGCTGAGAGAGGAACGCGAGAAGAGGCTTCAGGGGCGCGAGAGACAGTATCTAGAGAAGGTGGAGCTGCAGCGGGAAGAGGAGCAgctgcagagagagaagaggcGCCAAGAGCGGGAAAGACAATATCGGGAAGAGGAGCTGCTGCGGGAGGAAGAGCGACTGCACAgagaggagcagcagctgcagagaGAGGAATGTGAGAAGAGGAGGCGCCAGGAGCTCGAGAGACAGCTagaggaggaggagctgcagCGCCTGGACAGGAAGAGGCAATTCCGGGATGAGGATCAGCACCAAAATGAAGTTCGTAATAACAGGGTTTACGCCAAACACcgagagaacaaagaaaagagCTGGCAACTGGATGATTCCCGGGTGCAGGAGAGTCAATTCCAGCAGGATCGGCGCCCCCTGCAGGAtgaacaagaagagaaaagagaacgcGAACAAGAGAGGAGGAGCCGGCAAAAGCGTGACAGGCAATTCCCAGCTGAACAACTGCTGGAGCGAGAGCAGCAAAAGGAAACCGAAAGGCGAGATAGGAAATTCCGAGAGGAAGAACAGCTGCtgaaaggggaaagagaggagaaaatacGCTAtctggaagaagacagaaagttCCGCCGCCTGGAAGGCGAGCAACAGCTACGCCAGGAGCGAGATAGAAAATTCCGCGAGGAAgaacaactgagccaccaggaacgaGACAGAAAATTCCGTGAGGAAGAGCATCTCCTGCAGGAAAGGGAAGAACAGCTGCGCCGCCAGGAACGCGACAGAAAGTTCCGCGAAGAGGAACAGCAGCTGCGCCTCCTGGAACGCGAGCAACAGCTACGCCAAGAACGAAACAGAAAATTCCGCGAAGAACAGCTcctgagagaaagggaagaacagCTGCGCCGCCAGGAACGCGACAGAAAGTTCCGTGAGGAGGAACAGCTCctgcaggaaagaaaagaactgcGCCGTCAGGAACGCGAACACCTCCTGCAAGAACGGGAAGAACAGCTGCGCCGCCAGGAGCGCGACAGGAAGTTCCGTGAGGAGGAACAGCTCCTGCAGGAAAGAGAAGAACTGCGCCGCCAGGAGCGCGACAGAAAGTTCCGTGAGGAGGAACAGCTCCTGCAGGAAAGAGAACTGCGCCGCCAGGAGCGCGAGCCACAACTTCGCCAGGAACGCGACAGAAAGTTCCATGAGGAGGAAAAGCTCCTGCAGGAAAGGGAACAACAGTTGCGCCGCCAGGAACGCGACAGAAAGTTCCGTGAGGAGGAACAGCTCctgcaagaaaaggaaaagctgcGCCGCCAGGAGCGCGACAGAAAGTTCCGTGAGGAGGAAGAGCTCCTGCAAGAAAGGGAAGAACAGCTGCGCCGCCAGGAGCGCGACAGAAAGTTCCGTGAGGAAGAACAGCTCCTGCAGCAAAGAGAAGAACTGCGCCGCCAGGAGCGCGAGCCACAACTTCGCCGGGAACGCGACAGAAAGTTCCGTGAGGAGGAACAGCTCCTGCAAGAACGGGAAGAACAGCTGCGCCGCCAGGAGCGCGACAGAAAGTTCCGTGAGGAGGAACAGCTCCTGCAAGAAAGGGAAGAACAGCTGCGCCGCCAGGAGCGCGACAGAAAGTTCCGTGAGGAAGAACAACTCCTGCAGCAGAGAGAAGAACTGCGCCGCCAGGAGCGCGACAGAAAGTTCCAAGAAGAACAGCTCCtcagagaaagggaagaacagCAGCTGCGCCGTCAGGAACTTGAGGGGGTCTTCTCCCAGGAGGAACAACTGAGGCGCGCCGAGCAAGAGGAAGAACAGCGACgtcagaggcagagagacaggaagTTCCTCGAGGAAGAGCAGAGCCTCCAGCGCGAGCGAGAGGAAGAGAAGCGCCGCGTCCAGGAGCAGGACAGGAAGTTCCTCGAGCAAGAAGAGCAGCTGCACCGCGAGGAGCAGGAAGAGCTGAGGCGCCGGCAGCAGCTAGACCAGCAGTACCGGGCGGAGGAGCAGTTTGCTAGGGAGGAGAAGAGGCGTCGTCAGGAACAAGAATTGAGGCAAGAAGAGCAGAGACGCCGCCAGGAGCAGGAGAGGAAATTCCGGGAAGAAGAACAGCTCCGCCGCCAGCAGCAGGAGGAGCAGAGGCTTCGCCAAGAGCGCGACGTGCAGCAGAGCCGCCGCCAAGTGTGGGAGGAAGACAAGGGCCGCCGGCAGGTCCTGGAGGCTGGCAAGCGGCAGTTTGCCAGTGCCCCAGTGCGCTCCAGTCCGCTCTACGAGTACATCCAAGAGCAGAGATCCCAGTACCGCCCTTAA
- the TCHHL1 gene encoding trichohyalin-like protein 1 — protein MPQLLRDILCVIETFHKYAREDAATLTCTELKQLIQSEFEDIFQPCAIHAVERNLNLLNIDSNGAISFDEFVLAIFSFLNVCYLDTQSLLNSEPRQVSKPEGMPHDMGLQVTNETDQWTEGTSQTQDKVVLPSGTASSTHLSLEERAVEHNRVDPQGHTTAHKLPVETSEHSDSKNQHLKGDEQSQKVDQDVSATGDSRTQRETSKPMAGSEQISSHTKGEGQNKEILQKGDILARKQSGTETGGRFGEQEGSLGILHSPLEETTQRPGGSSEDQEVAGEKGVKGHPKSQEPSVQGKDEPSSEHVDLPKQAAARKPSQTQKSAAAKDESRTAETPEPPIQEKEYETRDLSVQGENRNVSETPMVRVERKGVRGPEVHQTVGQKQIEEKTQPPALEEPTEDKKYHELQESSKEKNAGEDSETHELNSEGGEQKDSESEGAISPGEEARHAEEGTAEALVNSKNAPEAEGTPGTRERIWELTTLENQSGEKNKMTTKIHDKLVKEDDGYQGEGSEPVATQNDERSPETPNSLTAEDGDSNSETSDLFVQGDSQSQTNPFRGSVQGSDSNNPETQKHLALSEEKRVQEAAVLAVRGEDEQVTEEHAQEHEGQGSATTGRGPAVEPRGHSDTQVFIVRDENTKSLEPGIPGAPNAGITKQLSVRQLPTKKDSRKELKDQSPSTKKEEDGALEAQEDLVKSLDENNAVSQKTCPATLEEETESPQQLAGEQSLSTKEHDPSVSESGLEERMQRDQELCLVERGAEHSSPLYEALQEKMLQQTNVTQGEHQNQAQTASVASPEIRRNQSSASLTNDSSDGLVFFIDRQALQKYIREFLPDEDPTGAQQISAPQALEDKQGRPQREELEPQKEASAPKQ, from the exons ATGCCTCAGCTCCTGAGAGACATCCTCTGTGTAATTGAGACATTCCACAAGTACGCCAGGGAGGATGCAGCGACGCTGACCTGCACAGAGCTGAAACAGCTCATCCAGAGCGAATTTGAGGACATTTTTCAG CCATGTGCCATCCACGCTGTGGAGAGAAACTTGAATCTTCTGAATATCGACAGTAATGGCGCCATCAGCTTTGATGAATTTGTTCTTGCAATCTTCAGCTTTTTGAATGTCTGTTACCTTGACACACAGTCATTACTAAACTCAGAACCAAGACAAGTATCTAAACCAGAGGGGATGCCACATGATATGGGTCTTCAGGTGACGAATGAAACTGACCAGTGGACAGAAGGAACTTCACAAACTCAAGACAAAGTGGTGCTTCCTTCAGGAACGGCATCATCAACTCATCTCAGCCTCGAAGAGAGAGCAGTTGAACACAATAGGGTGGACCCACAGGGACATACCACAGCTCACAAACTACCAGTAGAAACGTCTGAACACAGTGACTCTAAGAACCAACATCTGAAAGGAGATGAACAGAGCCAGAAAGTGGACCAAGATGTATCAGCAACAGGTGACAGTAGAACCCAACGTGAGACAAGTAAGCCAATGGCAGGATCAGAACAGATCAGCAGTCACACAAAGGGGGAGGGACAGAATAAGGAGATTCTCCAGAAGGGAGATATACTAGCCAGGAAACAAAGTGGCACTGAGACAGGAGGACGGTTTGGAGAACAGGAAGGGAGCTTGGGAATCCTGCATTCTCCACTGGAAGAAACCACACAGAGGCCTGGTGGATCATCTGAGGATCAGGAAGTTGCAGGAGAGAAGGGTGTTAAGGGACACCCTAAATCACAAGAACCATCAGTACAGGGAAAAGATGAGCCCAGTTCAGAACATGTCGACCTGCCAAAACAAGCTGCTGCTCGGAAACCATCTCAGACACAGAAATCAGCTGCTGCCAAGGATGAAAGTAGAACAGCTGAGACTCCAGAACCACCCATacaagaaaaagaatatgaaacaagGGACTTGTCAGTCCAAGGTGAGAACAGAAATGTTTCAGAAACACCCATGGTTAGAGTTGAAAGGAAGGGTGTAAGAGGTCCAGAGGTCCATCAAACAGTAGGGCAGAAACAAATTGAGGAAAAAACTCAGCCACCAGCTCTGGAAGAGCCAACAGAAGATAAGAAGTATCATGAACTCCAGGAATCatcaaaagaaaagaatgctggagaagattctgagACACATGAGTTAAACTCAGAAGGAGGAGAACAGAAAGATTCTGAAAGTGAAGGAGCCATCAGCCCAGGAGAAGAGGCAAGACATGCTGAGGAAGGCACAGCAGAAGCACTTGTGAACAGTAAAAATGCCCCTGAAGCAGAAGGGACACCAGGAACAAGAGAAAGAATATGGGAGTTGACAACACTTGAGAACCaatctggagaaaaaaataagatgaccACCAAAATTCATGACAAGTTGGTCAAGGAAGATGACGGCTACCAGGGGGAAGGTTCTGAGCCAGTGGCCACACAGAATGATGAGAGGTCTCCTGAAACCCCCAACAGCCTGACTGCAGAGGATGGTGACAGCAACTCAGAGACAAGTGATCTGTTTGTGCAAGGGGATTCCCAAAGTCAAACAAACCCATTCAGAGGGTCTGTGCAAGGAAGTGACAGTAATAACCCAGAAACTCAGAAACACTTAGCACTGAGTGAGGAAAAGAGAGTTCAGGAGGCAGCAGTGCTGGCAGTCAGAGGAGAGGATGAGCAGGTCACAGAGGAACATGCACAGGAGCACGAGGGTCAGGGCTCAGCGACAACAGGCCGAGGCCCAGCTGTGGAGCCCAGGGGACACTCCGACACGCAGGTGTTCATAGTGAGAGATGAAAACACAAAGTCCCTGGAGCCAGGGATCCCAGGTGCCCCAAATGCAGGCATCACCAAACAGCTTTCCGTAAGGCAACTCCCTACAAAGAAAGACAGTAGAAAAGAGCTAAAGGACCAGAGCCCAAGTACCAAAAAAGAGGAAGATGGAGCCCTAGAAGCCCAGGAGGATTTAGTAAAAAGTCTGGATGAGAACAATGCAGTCTCCCAAAAGACATGCCCTGCAACACTGGAGGAGGAGACTGAAAGCCCCCAACAGCTGGCAGGAGAACAAAGTCTCTCTACAAAAGAACATGATccttcagtctctgagtcaggcCTTGAAGAGAGGATGCAGAGAGACCAAGAACTCTGTTTGGTGGAGAGAGGTGCAGAACACTCTAGTCCCCTGTACGAGGCCCTGCAGGAGAAGATGCTGCAGCAAACAAACGTAACCCAAGGGGAGCATCAAAATCAAGCTCAGACAGCCAGTGTAGCAAGCCCAGAGATCCGCAGAAACCAGTCGAGTGCATCCCTCACCAATGACAGCTCAGATGGTCTTGTCTTTTTTATTGACAGACAAGCACTACAAAAGTACATCAGGGAGTTTCTGCCTGATGAGGATCCTACTGGTGCACAGCAAATATCAGCTCCCCAGGCCTTGGAAGATAAGCAGGGTCGCCCTCAAAGAGAGGAACTAGAACCACAAAAGGAAGCAAGCGCTCCAAAGCAATGA